The window GGGAGGAAAGTTATATATTTCGAGCCGTCGCCTGGCTTGACCCTTTTAAACGTGGAGGGTACCTCGAAGGTCGTCGAGGAGGAGGTGTTCGAGCTGAAGGCTAGGGGTAGCGGCGAGTTGAGGTACCGGGTCGAGCTGGACGGGAAGGTAATAGATCAAAAGGCGATCCCGTTGTTGAAGAGCGACGCCAGATTGACGGCGCCGACGCAGAAGGTCGACGCCTTGGAGGTGCCGCGGATGCCGGCGCCGCCTGCTCCCCAGCCGGGCGGCGAGCGGCTACAGAGCGAGGAGACGGTGGTCTGGGAGGAGACGCGGTTGTTAGAGGAGACCCTCGTGGCCTCCGACATGTGTATTAAGTTCGGTGGAGGGGTCTTGAAGCTCGTCGACGGGAAGATCTATGGGAGGGCCGACTTCGCCTTTCTGGGCGATCTGTCTTCATACGTCTCCCGCCAACACTTCAAGGCGCTTCTTAAGGAGGGCCGTTGGTATCTCGAGGATCTTGGCTCCAGAAACGGCCTCTACATAAACGGCGTCAGGGCCAGCCCGGGGACACCTGTCGAGATAGCGTATGGGGCGAAGATCAAGGTAGGCAAGGCCGAAGGCGTTGTTGAGCCATGTTGAAGAGGCTTTCTCCGAACCAGGAACTCGCGTTTGTTTTAGGAGTCAAGCTGGAAGAGCTACGGAAGACGGGCCTTCTCTTGGCTGGAGCCATGGCAGGCCTCGGCGCGGCCATCGCCGCCTTCGGGATACTGATACACCAGACTATGTTCCTCATGGCGTCTCTGGCGGTATTCCTGATGGCTCCCATCCTATACCTCTACCCGATCTTCGAGCTCAAGAGCAGAGTCGGGAGGCTTGAAGGCGAGATGTTGCCTGCCGCCGTCTACGCCACCATATACGCAGCGGCCGAGAGGGATATGTCCGAGGGGTTCTTCGCCGTGGCCAACAATCCCGGCGTGGCGCCTACCCTAGCCTCTCTTGTGAAGGGCGTCGAGAGGCTCCAGATCAAACGCCTCATCCCGACTCCCTACGAGGCGTTGGGCGAGGCCGCGCGCCTATTCGAGGGGAGCAAAGTCGCCGACTTCCTGGTAACTATCTCGGTGGCCCGCACAATTGGCCTCAGCCAATACATACAGGCGAGGGATCTCTTAAGAAGCGTTCTCTTCGAGCTCAAGACCGCGTATGCCCGCCTCGCCGAGAACCTAAAGGTGTTGGGCGAGGTTATCCTGGTGTTCTTCGGAGTTCTGCCCCTCATGCTGTTCATCATGACGTCGATCTTCTACGGCCCCAATACGTCGATCCAGCTCCCGGCCTACACCTTCGTAGCCATACCCCTAATGACGCTCGCGCTGGCTCTTCTTGTGGATTCGGCCTATCCCAAAACGCCGGAGAAGTTCACTAGATTATACCGGCTCTACGGCATCGGCGCGGGCATAGGCGCCGTTGTCGGGGTAGCCTCCTACTTCCTCCTCTCAGCACTGCCATTGCCCATACACGTGAGTTCTCAGCAAGGCGCTATTTTCCTCCCCGACATCAAGAACGCCTACGTAATTGCGATAGCCCTCGGCTTGGGCTCCATGGCAGCTACCGCCTTCGTAATTCCCAAGTATCTGGCCGAGTCCAGCCGTCGGTGGAACATCACCGCAGCCCTTCCCTTCTTCACCAGAGATCTCTCGGAGCTCGTCAAGACCGGCCTCTCGCCGGCGCAAGCGGTCGTCAGAATCATGGAGCGGAAGACCTACAACAAGCAGTTCGATAGGTTCATGAAAGGCGTCATGAGACAGATAGCGTCGGGGAAGACGTTCTACGAGGCCATGATGGCCGAGGGGTCCAAGGCCCCCTGGTTCGCCCGGGTTGTCCTATCGGCGACCGCCGAGGCGGAAAGGCTGGGGGCCCGCCACGAGATATTCGCAGAGCTGGCCGACACCTCGCGGGAGTTGGTTGACATCCTCAAGGCTGCCCGCTCGAACGTAAGAGGCGCCGTCATATTCGGCTTGATGACTATAGCGATTATCGCGGTTATGCTTGGGGGAGTCGTGAAGACGTTGCTCTTCCAAGTCGCCGACTACGCCTCCGGCATAACCACAACCGTTGCGAGCAACATACCGGCGAATATCCAGCTCATAACGTGGAACGAGGTGCCGGCGGTTCTGAGGTACAGTCTATTAGGCGTGGTCATAAACTCCGTGGCTCTGGGCATTCTGGTCGGCAAGACGGGCGAGGGCAACTTCCTGGCCAGCTCTCTCTACGGCTTCATAGCCGCACTCATAGCCACGGCCTCCGTGATCGCGTCTATGTTTATCTAAATACGGAAGAGCCGCCAGAGCGAGCTCCGCGAGGTCTTGAAGTAAAGGGCAACCGCGGTCGCGTTGTCCTTGGTCTTGTTCTCGACGGCTTTTATCAGCTCATTAACATGCCGATCGGGCCCTCGTAGATACGCTGCGTATAACCTCTTGTCTGGGAGAAAGTCGTCGATTCCGTCTGTAACGGCCAGCAACGCTCCGCGCGCCCCAATCGGGATCTTGAGTATGTGGGGTCCTACATAGCTCTTGTGGCCTACTGCCTGTACTATGTAGCGGGCACGTTCATCCCTATTAGGGGTTAAATCCGTCACAGTCCCCTTCTCGAAATCCACGAGGTACATAGGGCTGTCGCCCACATTGCCCGCCACGACTGTCTGCGAGTTGACGTCGACTAACGCCACAGAGAGCGTCGTGGCTCCCTTCCCCAATCTGGATACGGCCTCATGGGCCTTGGAGAATAGATCCGCCAGCCAGCTCTCGTCGTAGTGGTCCGCCTTCGCGAAATTTGCGATCACGGCGCATATGGCCGTAGAGCTCGCCGCGTCGCCGTAGCTTAAGCCCCCTACGCCGTCGGCAACAGCCACGAGTCCACGTCCCTCTTCCTCCTTCACAGCCACGGCGGCCGAATCCTCGTTCAACTCACGAGGGCCTCTAATTGATCTTAAATAGCCGGCCAGTCTGTAGTCCCTCTTTCTGCCCAGCTTGGCTAAGTTCAGCGAATCGCAACCCCCAGCATCTTCAGGGATATCGGAAAGCTCGCCGTAGACCGTCTTGCCTGCGAGAGAGATCATCAGCCTCATAGCTCTACCTTCGCGGTGATGTAGGCGCCTTTCTCGTCGTCGTAGCCGAACGCTATTATATCGCCGTCTCTCAGCTCCTCCCATTGGGACGGCTTGCCGCGTCCCTTCCAGAGCACCTTCCAATTACCGTCTCTGTATATCGCAGTCCTATTCGTGCTTCCGGAATCCCTGATAACCCATCTGCCTCCAATCTCGGCGATTTCCGCGTGTTCCCGCGAGATATATTTCTGCGGATCGTAGATGTAAAGCCGCTCGCCCTCTATTTTTAGATC of the Thermoproteus uzoniensis 768-20 genome contains:
- a CDS encoding type II secretion system F family protein, coding for MLKRLSPNQELAFVLGVKLEELRKTGLLLAGAMAGLGAAIAAFGILIHQTMFLMASLAVFLMAPILYLYPIFELKSRVGRLEGEMLPAAVYATIYAAAERDMSEGFFAVANNPGVAPTLASLVKGVERLQIKRLIPTPYEALGEAARLFEGSKVADFLVTISVARTIGLSQYIQARDLLRSVLFELKTAYARLAENLKVLGEVILVFFGVLPLMLFIMTSIFYGPNTSIQLPAYTFVAIPLMTLALALLVDSAYPKTPEKFTRLYRLYGIGAGIGAVVGVASYFLLSALPLPIHVSSQQGAIFLPDIKNAYVIAIALGLGSMAATAFVIPKYLAESSRRWNITAALPFFTRDLSELVKTGLSPAQAVVRIMERKTYNKQFDRFMKGVMRQIASGKTFYEAMMAEGSKAPWFARVVLSATAEAERLGARHEIFAELADTSRELVDILKAARSNVRGAVIFGLMTIAIIAVMLGGVVKTLLFQVADYASGITTTVASNIPANIQLITWNEVPAVLRYSLLGVVINSVALGILVGKTGEGNFLASSLYGFIAALIATASVIASMFI
- a CDS encoding PP2C family protein-serine/threonine phosphatase is translated as MRLMISLAGKTVYGELSDIPEDAGGCDSLNLAKLGRKRDYRLAGYLRSIRGPRELNEDSAAVAVKEEEGRGLVAVADGVGGLSYGDAASSTAICAVIANFAKADHYDESWLADLFSKAHEAVSRLGKGATTLSVALVDVNSQTVVAGNVGDSPMYLVDFEKGTVTDLTPNRDERARYIVQAVGHKSYVGPHILKIPIGARGALLAVTDGIDDFLPDKRLYAAYLRGPDRHVNELIKAVENKTKDNATAVALYFKTSRSSLWRLFRI